The DNA sequence GCCAAGGGAGTCAAACATCAATGAAATCATTACCCAAAATCGCATTAGGTACCTGGTCATGGGGCGCGGGGTTTGCCGGTGGCGATACCGTCTTTGGCAACAACCTGACGGAAACGCAAATGCAGGCCGTATTCGATGCCGCGATGCAGCAGGGCCTGTATTTATGGGATACCGCTGCTGTCTATGGCATGGGTAGCTCGGAAACCGCGCTCGGTAAACAGTTGCGCCAGCGCCCTCGCGATAGTGTGGTGCTATCGACCAAGTTTACGCCGCAAATTGCTGATAATCATGCCGCTAATCCCGTGTCGGCGATGCTGGAAAGCAGTCTGCAACGTTTGGGGGTTCAGGACATCGATATTTACTGGGTTCACAACGCCCATGATGTTGAGAAATGGACGCCTGGCATGATCCCGCTGTTACAAAGCGGCAAGATTAAGCGGGTAGGGGTGTCAAACCATAATCTGGCGCAGATTCAGCGTGCTAATGCAATTTTAGCTGAGGCGGGTTTTGCGATTAGTGCAGTACAAAATCACTACAGTTTGTTGTATCGCCACTCCGAACAGGCTGGCGTGCTCGATTATTGCAGGGAAAATGGCATCACGTTTTTCTCCTATATGGTGCTTGAGCAAGGCGCGCTGAGTGGTCGATATAATTCGACGCACCCAATGCCATCAGGCAGTGGCCGGGCGGCGACCTACAATGGCCTATTGCCACAGCTGGAAAAA is a window from the Dickeya lacustris genome containing:
- a CDS encoding aldo/keto reductase; this encodes MKSLPKIALGTWSWGAGFAGGDTVFGNNLTETQMQAVFDAAMQQGLYLWDTAAVYGMGSSETALGKQLRQRPRDSVVLSTKFTPQIADNHAANPVSAMLESSLQRLGVQDIDIYWVHNAHDVEKWTPGMIPLLQSGKIKRVGVSNHNLAQIQRANAILAEAGFAISAVQNHYSLLYRHSEQAGVLDYCRENGITFFSYMVLEQGALSGRYNSTHPMPSGSGRAATYNGLLPQLEKLTDAMSMIGASKGANAAQVAIAWAIYKGTLPIIGATKVHHVTDAASAAALRLSADEVAMLEALAQESGVDTRGGWEEHQ